The following proteins come from a genomic window of Salvia hispanica cultivar TCC Black 2014 chromosome 4, UniMelb_Shisp_WGS_1.0, whole genome shotgun sequence:
- the LOC125217548 gene encoding probable protein phosphatase 2C 65, with the protein MGACCSCHRVGRFEGCPIEEEAKPREVDDDNIILTGEGGARVRLQGSSKYVAMHTQQGKKGYNQDAMTVWENFAGDKEAVLCSIFDGHGPNGHMVSRYVRDYLPAKITKCYQQSRSYKMDPESDQVCDENHPYNLFWKDRLVKCFHEMDEELESDAPVDSYSSGTTSVTVLKKGRNLVVANLGDSRAILCTRDSNNELVAQQLSVDLKPNLPAEKARITSHRGRVLPMKEEPNVHRIWMPDQDCPGLAMARAFGDFCLKDYGLISTPDITYRRISDRDEFVVLATDGIWDVLSNSDVIKIVSSARKRSMAAKLLIDEAQRAWRHKFPCAKTDDCAAICLFFKRPRPLLTKSISEVTHLSLNYKDHVVSNSGHDHELETVLNCDMEEAGEEAQKPAGKNPQRRRRRSSRKIEFAGQ; encoded by the exons ATGGGTGCATGCTGCTCGTGTCACCGAGTCGGCAGATTTGAAGGCTGCCCTATTGAGGAGGAAGCCAAACCTAGAGAGGTCGATGACGACAATATTATCTTAACTGGCGAGGGAGGAGCCCGCGTCCGCCTCCAAGGATCCTCTAAATACGTCGCCATGCACACCCAACAAGGAAAAAAAGGCTACAATCAAGATGCCATGACCGTTTGGGAG AACTTTGCCGGCGATAAAGAGGCGGTCTTGTGCTCGATATTCGATGGACACGGCCCCAATGGACACATGGTTTCGCGCTACGTTCGTGATTATCTACCGGCAAAGATCACAAAATGTTACCAACAGTCGAGATCTTACAAGATGGACCCTGAAAGTGATCAAGTTTGTGATGAAAATCACCCATATAACCTATTTTGGAAAGATAGGTTGGTGAAATGTTTCCATGAAATGGATGAGGAGCTTGAATCAGATGCTCCAGTTGATAGCTATTCAAGCGGCACCACATCCGTTACTGTACTTAAAAAG GGCCGGAACTTGGTAGTTGCGAACTTGGGCGATTCGCGTGCCATCCTATGCACAAGGGACTCCAACAATGAACTTGTTGCTCAACAACTCTCAGTTGATCTCAAACCTAATCTTCCAG CCGAAAAGGCGAGAATTACAAGCCATAGAGGCAGAGTTTTGCCAATGAAGGAAGAGCCAAATGTCCACAGAATATGGATGCCTGATCAAGATTGCCCTGGACTCGCCATGGCCCGAGCCTTCGGAGACTTTTGCTTAAAAGACTACGGTCTCATCTCCACCCCTGATATCACCTATCGACGCATTTCCGACCGCGACGAGTTCGTCGTCTTGGCCACCGACGGG ATATGGGACGTCCTATCGAACTCGGACGTGATCAAGATCGTGTCGTCAGCAAGGAAGCGGTCGATGGCTGCGAAGTTGCTGATCGACGAGGCGCAGAGGGCGTGGAGGCACAAATTCCCGTGCGCGAAGACGGACGACTGCGCGGCGATCTGCCTGTTCTTCAAGCGGCCGCGGCCGCTGCTGACGAAGTCGATATCGGAAGTGACTCACCTGAGCTTGAACTACAAGGACCACGTGGTGAGCAACAGCGGGCACGACCACGAGCTCGAGACGGTGCTGAACTGCGATATGGAAGAGGCCGGCGAAGAGGCGCAAAAGCCGGCCGGCAAGAATCcgcagaggaggaggaggaggtcATCTCGGAAAATCGAATTCGCTGGGCAGTGA
- the LOC125221570 gene encoding probable WRKY transcription factor 33 isoform X2, which yields MASSSGSLNTSANNSNHHIFSPSQFMSTSFTDLLSPNKQQEEEEEDAMSRPKSRFSWGMNSDILSKNIEIPKYKSFPPSSLPLSPPPVSPSSYLSIPPSLSPSILLDSPVLFSSSNVLPSPTTGSFAAKEEERNYSDFSFQSQTRNSNPSTMFTSNPMDSYRREQEQNLNTFLNKQAEFPTTQPLSKSEQHGFSQDFPIHGDQPAQQPAQIPFQQQPQYAREQRKSDDGYNWRKYGQKQVKGSENPRSYYKCTFTNCPTKKKVERNLEGHITEIVYKGSHNHPKPQSTRRSSSNALHNPAYTGMPSQPLVENDQVDPVTTPENSSTSFGEEEFEQGSSMHDDDNEPEAKRWKGENDSEGVSAAGSRTVREPRIVVQTTSDIDILDDGYRWRKYGQKVVKGNPNPRSYYKCTYNGCPVRKHVERASHDLRAVITTYEGKHNHDVPAARGSGSYNMTRPQAVSGNGSAPTAIRPAAMAGHTNGVHYPNPARLQADHNQTPYTLQMLHNNDNSYGFSGFGNSAGPYNNQMQQHTDNSMSIAKQEPKEDSFFDSFLS from the exons atggCTTCTTCAAGCGGAAGCCTAAACACTTCTGCAAACAATTCCAATCACCACATCTTCTCCCCTTCACAATTCATGTCTACTTCCTTCACCGATCTTCTCTCTCCCAACAAACAAcaagaggaggaggaagaagacgCCATGAGCCGACCCAAATCTCGTTTCAGTTGGGGTATGAATTCAGACATACTTAGCAAAAATATCGAAATCCCAAAATACAAGTCTTTCCCACCttcctctctccctctctccccTCCCCCTGTCTCTCCTTCCTCCTACCTCTCCATTCCTCCTAGCTTGAGCCCTTCCATCCTCCTAGATTCTCCTGTCCTTTTCTCGTCCTCCAAC GTTCTTCCCTCTCCGACCACCGGGAGCTTTGCTGCCAAGGAGGAGGAGAGGAATTATTCGGATTTCTCTTTTCAATCTCAAACAAGGAATTCAAATCCATCTACCATGTTTACATCCAATCCTATG GATTCATACAGAAGGGAACAAGAACAAAACCTCAACACATTCCTCAACAAACAAGCTGAGTTTCCAACAACACAACCTTTGTCCAAATCCGAACAACATGGTTTCTCACAAGACTTCCCCATCCATGGAGATCAACCTGCACAACAACCAGCCCAAATTCCATTTCAACAACAGCCACAGTATGCCAGAGAGCAGAGGAAATCCGACGACGGCTACAACTGGAGGAAATACGGCCAGAAACAAGTGAAGGGGAGCGAGAATCCTCGTAGTTACTACAAGTGCACGTTCACCAACTGTCCGACCAAGAAGAAGGTCGAACGCAATCTCGAAGGACACATAACCGAGATCGTGTACAAGGGCAGCCACAATCATCCCAAGCCACAGTCCACGCGACGATCATCCTCCAACGCCCTGCACAATCCCGCCTACACGGGAATGCCAAGCCAGCCCTTGGTCGAGAACGACCAGGTGGATCCCGTCACGACTCCTGAAAACTCGTCCACTTCCTTTGGAGAGGAGGAGTTCGAGCAGGGCTCATCGATGCACGACGATGACAACGAGCCCGAAGCTAAGAGATG GAAAGGGGAGAATGATAGTGAGGGTGTTTCGGCCGCTGGGAGCCGGACGGTTCGTGAGCCGAGGATCGTGGTGCAGACGACGAGCGACATCGATATTCTCGACGACGGCTACAGATGGAGGAAGTACGGCCAGAAAGTGGTGAAGGGCAACCCCAATCCTAG GAGCTACTACAAGTGCACGTACAACGGGTGCCCAGTGAGGAAGCACGTGGAGAGGGCGTCCCACGACCTGAGGGCGGTGATCACCACGTACGAGGGGAAGCACAACCACGACGTTCCAGCAGCACGGGGCAGTGGGAGCTACAACATGACCAGGCCTCAGGCAGTATCAGGCAACGGTAGCGCGCCCACGGCTATAAGGCCAGCTGCCATGGCTGGACATACCAACGGGGTGCATTACCCCAACCCTGCCAGGCTGCAGGCGGACCACAACCAAACCCCTTACACGCTGCAGATGCTGCACAACAACGATAATAGCTATGGCTTCTCGGGTTTTGGGAACTCTGCAGGGCCTTACAATAATCAGATGCAGCAGCATACGGACAATTCCATGTCCATAGCCAAGCAAGAACCTAAAGAAGACTCGTTTTTCGATTCTTTCCTCAGCTGA
- the LOC125221571 gene encoding CASP-like protein 4B1 — protein sequence MTKPADAEEPPPPAADAESQSAPAAAAGGFSNIIQRWRREGIVKRGCVAFRAFALLFSLLAFIIMATNQHGDGRKFDQYEEYRYVLAIAILSALYTGFQTGRHIHEIHTNKEIISRKNASIFDFIGDQIVAYLLLSAASAAVPLTNNMRRGGDNIFTDSSAAAISMAFFAFFSLGLSALISGYKLSNQTYI from the exons ATGACTAAGCCTGCTGATGCCGAAgagccgccgccgcccgccGCCGATGCGGAGAGCCAGAGTGCGCCGGCGGCTGCTGCCGGCGGATTCTCCAACATCATCCAGCGGTGGCGGCGCGAAGGTATTGTGAAGAGAGGCTGTGTGGCTTTTCGAGCCTTCGCTTTACTCTTCTCCTTGCTCGCTTTCATTATCATGGCCACCAATCAACACGGCGACGGCAGAAAATTTGACCAATATGAAGAATACAg GTATGTGTTGGCGATTGCAATTCTGTCTGCTTTATACACCGGATTTCAAACAGGGAGGCATATTCATGAAATTCACACAAACAAAGAGATCATTTCACGGAAGAATGCTTCaatctttgattttattggTGATCAG ATTGTGGCGTACTTGTTGCTGTCTGCAGCTTCAGCAGCAGTACCTTTGACAAACAACATGCGTCGAGGAGGAGATAACATATTCACAGATTCCTCAGCAGCAGCGATCAGTATGGCATTCTTCGCATTCTTTTCACTAGGTTTGTCGGCTCTCATCTCCGGATACAAGCTCTCTAATCAAACTTACATCTGA
- the LOC125185578 gene encoding patellin-6, producing METAASPPSLKQTHTPDSSPKPAKKSFVASLRSPSFKEDTYFISHLKTSERKALKDLKDKLMASHGADSMWGIPLLGNADDRADVVLLKFLRARDFRVQDALNMLVKCLNWRKEFGADAVLEEDLGLKELEGSVAYMHGFDRCGHPVCYNAYGVFKDKEMYEKVFGDEEKLKKFLRWRVQILERGIKLLHFKPGGVNSIIQITDLKDMPKRELRATSNHILSLFQDNYPEMVARKIFINVPWYFSLLYSVISPFLTQRTKSKFVISKEGNAAETLYKFIRPEYVPVQYGGLSRPSDSLSGLPKPASEFVVKGGEKVNIQIEGIEAGATITWDIVVGGWDLEYSAEFVPNAEEGYTIAVEKPRRVAAEEEAVHNSFAARDAGKMVLSVDNTASRSRKVAAYRYVVRKSP from the exons atggaaaccGCCGCATCTCCTCCCTCCCTCAAACAAACCCACACTCCCGACTCCTCCCCAAAGCCCGCCAAGAAGAGCTTCGTCGCCTCTCTCCGCTCCCCCTCCTTCAAAGAAGACACCTACTTCATCTCCCACCTCAAAACCTCCGAGCGCAAAGCCCTCAAAGACCTCAAGGACAAGCTCATGGCCTCCCACGGCGCCGATTCCATGTGGGGCATCCCCCTCCTAGGCAATGCCGACGACCGCGCCGACGTCGTCCTCCTCAAATTCCTCCGCGCTAGGGATTTCCGGGTCCAGGACGCCCTCAACATGCTGGTCAAGTGCCTCAACTGGCGGAAGGAGTTCGGCGCCGACGCCGTTTTGGAGGAGGATTTGGGGCTCAAGGAGCTCGAAGGCTCCGTCGCGTATATGCACGGTTTCGACCGATGCGGGCATCCTGTTTGTTACAATGCCTATGGGGTTTTCAAAGATAAGGAGATGTACGAGAAGGTTTTCGGAGATGaggagaaattgaagaagtttTTGAGGTGGAGAGTCCAGATTCTCGAGCGTGGGATTAAGCTTCTCCATTTCAAACCAGGCGGCGTGAATTCGATTATTCAAATCACAGATCTTAAAGATATGCCCAAGAGAGAGCTCAGAGCTACTTCGAATCACATTCTCTCTCTGTTTCAGGATAATTATCCCGAAATGGTTGCTAGAAAG ATCTTCATAAACGTGCCGTGGTACTTCAGTTTGCTGTACTCAGTGATCAGTCCGTTTCTGACGCAACGAACCAAGAGCAAGTTTGTGATATCCAAGGAAGGCAATGCTGCTGAAACTCTTTACAA attcATCCGGCCCGAGTACGTCCCGGTTCAGTACGGCGGCCTGAGTCGGCCCAGCGACTCGCTCTCCGGTCTGCCCAAACCCGCTTCCGAGTTCGTCGTCAAAGGCGGTGAAAAAGTCAACATTCAAATCGAAGGCATTGag GCTGGTGCGACAATAACATGGGATATAGTTGTGGGAGGATGGGATTTAGAATACAGCGCGGAGTTCGTACCGAATGCGGAGGAAGGCTACACCATCGCGGTGGAGAAGCCGAGGCGGGTGGCagcggaggaggaggcggtgCATAACTCTTTCGCGGCTAGGGATGCCGGAAAAATGGTGCTCTCGGTTGATAACACGGCGTCTCGTAGCCGGAAGGTTGCTGCCTACCGATATGTAGTTCGCAAATCaccctaa
- the LOC125223202 gene encoding F-box/LRR-repeat protein 3-like, translated as MKKQKSIPEPTFSRFDLLSEEIVFTLLDFLENPVDRKSFSLVCRSFYDIESRHRKLLKPLRSELLSKVLLRYPHVSNLDLSLCPRVTDATLDVVSSYCKETLRSINLSRSKFFGHVGLSNLVVSCGNLVEIDLSNATELKDLAAATIAEAKNLEKLWLVRCKSITDIGIGCIAVGCRKLKFLSLKWCLGVGDLGVGLIAVKCQDIRSLDLSFLPITNKCLSQVLELKRLEDLVLEGCFGIDDDSLAALNQGCKSLETLDMSSCQKVSHVGLSSLTTATASLRQLILSYGSRVDLALADSLQKLSMLQSIKLDGCKVTCSGLKAIGNWCVSLSEISLSKCLGVTDEGLSSLVTKHKDLRKLDITCCRKITSASVAHITNSCTSLVSLKMESCTLIPAEAFVLIGQRCQFLEELDVTDNEIDDEGLRSISTCSRLRSLKLGICLNISDEGLIHIGMSCSKLKEVDLYRSDGIGDSSISAIASGCRDLEMINIAYCKSITDRSLMSLSKCSKLNTLETRGCLLITPVGLEAIAMGCKQLSKLDIKKCLNIDDAGMISLARFSQNLKQINFSYTSVTDVGLVSLASISCLQSMTVLHVRGLTPRGLVAALLACGGLTKVKLQASFRTSLPELLVKHLEARGCTFLWRDKVFQEELDPKCWKLHFNEIE; from the exons ATGAAGAAGCAGAAATCAATCCCAGAACCCACCTTCAGCCGCTTCGATCTCCTATCAGAAGAGATAGTATTCACACTTCTTGATTTCCTCGAAAACCCAGTTGATAGGAAGTCGTTTTCTCTCGTTTGCCGCTCGTTTTACGACATTGAGTCTCGCCACAGGAAGCTCCTGAAACCCCTTCGCTCGGAGCTGCTGAGCAAAGTTTTGCTCAGATACCCTCATGTTTCAAATCtcgatctctctctctgtcccagAGTCACCGATGCCACGCTTGATGTTGTGTCGAGTTATTGCAAGGAAACGCTGCGGTCGATCAATCTGTCTAGGTCCAAGTTTTTTGGGCATGTGGGGCTGTCTAATTTGGTGGTGAGTTGTGGGAATTTGGTGGAGATTGATCTGTCGAATGCGACAGAGCTTAAGGACTTGGCGGCTGCCACCATAGCCGAAGCCAAGAACTTGGAGAAGCTGTGGTTGGTTAGGTGTAAGTCTATTACTGACATTGGGATAGGTTGTATTGCTGTGGGCTGTAGGAAGCTCAAGTTTCTCAGCTTGAAATGGTGTTTGGGTGTTGGTGATTTGGGGGTGGGGTTGATTGCTGTCAAGTGTCAAGATATTCGAAGTTTGGATCTTTCCTTCTTGCCG ATCACCAATAAATGCTTGTCGCAAGTCTTAGAGTTGAAGCGCCTTGAAGATTTGGTTCTAGAAGGGTGTTTTGGAATCGATGATGACAGCCTTGCAGCTCTCAACCAAGGATGCAAATCACTGGAG ACCCTTGATATGTCGAGCTGTCAGAAAGTAAGTCATGTGGGTTTATCTTCTCTCACCACTGCTACTGCGAGTTTGAGGCAACTCATCTTATCATATGGTTCTCGC GTGGATCTTGCTCTTGCTGATAGTTTGCAAAAGCTTTCAATGTTGCAATCCATAAAACTTGATGGTTGCAAGGTTACGTGTTCGGGACTCAAAGCCATTGGGAACTGGTGTGTATCACTGAGTGAGATAAGCTTAAGCAAGTGCTTAGGAGTGACAGATGAAGGACTTTCCTCCCTTGTTACGAAGCATAAAGACTTGAGAAAACTAGACATCACCTGCTGCCGCAAAATAACTAGTGCATCGGTTGCCCATATAACAAATTCTTGTACCTCCCTCGTTTCCCTCAAGATGGAATCGTGTACCTTGATTCCAGCTGAGGCTTTTGTTTTGATCGGGCAGCGGTGCCAGTTTCTGGAGGAGCTTGATGTTACTGATAATGAAATTGATGACGAAG GTCTGAGATCCATCTCCACGTGCTCTCGACTCAGAAGCTTAAAACTTGGGATCTGCCTGAATATAAGCGACGAGGGACTCATCCACATTGGCATGTCTTGCTCAAAGCTCAAAGAGGTCGACTTATACAG ATCTGATGGAATTGGTGATTCTAGCATCTCAGCCATTGCTAGTGGCTGTCGTGACCTAGAAATGATCAACATTGCATATTGTAAATCCATCACGGATCGTTCCTTGATGTCCTTGTCAAAATGCTCGAAGCTGAACACACTAGAAACTCGGGGATGCCTTCTTATAACTCCAGTTGGTCTAGAAGCCATCGCTATGGGATGCAAGCAACTCTCCAAGCTGGACATAAAAAAGTGTCTCAACATCGATGATGCTGGAATGATTTCTCTTGCCCGCTTCTCTCAAAACCTCAAACAG ATTAACTTTTCGTACACATCGGTGACTGATGTGGGGCTCGTCTCCCTCGCAAGTATAAGCTGTTTACAGAGCATGACCGTTCTCCATGTGAGGGGCTTGACTCCCAGAGGGCTCGTGGCTGCACTCTTGGCGTGTGGCGGACTAACCAAAGTGAAGCTTCAGGCTTCGTTCAGAACCTCACTGCCAGAGCTTCTTGTGAAACATCTAGAAGCCCGTGGCTGCACTTTCCTGTGGAGGGATAAAGTATTTCAG GAGGAGTTAGATCCTAAGTGCTGGAAGCTTCATTTTAACGAGATAGAGTAA
- the LOC125221570 gene encoding probable WRKY transcription factor 33 isoform X1, translated as MASSSGSLNTSANNSNHHIFSPSQFMSTSFTDLLSPNKQQEEEEEDAMSRPKSRFSWGMNSDILSKNIEIPKYKSFPPSSLPLSPPPVSPSSYLSIPPSLSPSILLDSPVLFSSSNVLPSPTTGSFAAKEEERNYSDFSFQSQTRNSNPSTMFTSNPMQDSYRREQEQNLNTFLNKQAEFPTTQPLSKSEQHGFSQDFPIHGDQPAQQPAQIPFQQQPQYAREQRKSDDGYNWRKYGQKQVKGSENPRSYYKCTFTNCPTKKKVERNLEGHITEIVYKGSHNHPKPQSTRRSSSNALHNPAYTGMPSQPLVENDQVDPVTTPENSSTSFGEEEFEQGSSMHDDDNEPEAKRWKGENDSEGVSAAGSRTVREPRIVVQTTSDIDILDDGYRWRKYGQKVVKGNPNPRSYYKCTYNGCPVRKHVERASHDLRAVITTYEGKHNHDVPAARGSGSYNMTRPQAVSGNGSAPTAIRPAAMAGHTNGVHYPNPARLQADHNQTPYTLQMLHNNDNSYGFSGFGNSAGPYNNQMQQHTDNSMSIAKQEPKEDSFFDSFLS; from the exons atggCTTCTTCAAGCGGAAGCCTAAACACTTCTGCAAACAATTCCAATCACCACATCTTCTCCCCTTCACAATTCATGTCTACTTCCTTCACCGATCTTCTCTCTCCCAACAAACAAcaagaggaggaggaagaagacgCCATGAGCCGACCCAAATCTCGTTTCAGTTGGGGTATGAATTCAGACATACTTAGCAAAAATATCGAAATCCCAAAATACAAGTCTTTCCCACCttcctctctccctctctccccTCCCCCTGTCTCTCCTTCCTCCTACCTCTCCATTCCTCCTAGCTTGAGCCCTTCCATCCTCCTAGATTCTCCTGTCCTTTTCTCGTCCTCCAAC GTTCTTCCCTCTCCGACCACCGGGAGCTTTGCTGCCAAGGAGGAGGAGAGGAATTATTCGGATTTCTCTTTTCAATCTCAAACAAGGAATTCAAATCCATCTACCATGTTTACATCCAATCCTATG CAGGATTCATACAGAAGGGAACAAGAACAAAACCTCAACACATTCCTCAACAAACAAGCTGAGTTTCCAACAACACAACCTTTGTCCAAATCCGAACAACATGGTTTCTCACAAGACTTCCCCATCCATGGAGATCAACCTGCACAACAACCAGCCCAAATTCCATTTCAACAACAGCCACAGTATGCCAGAGAGCAGAGGAAATCCGACGACGGCTACAACTGGAGGAAATACGGCCAGAAACAAGTGAAGGGGAGCGAGAATCCTCGTAGTTACTACAAGTGCACGTTCACCAACTGTCCGACCAAGAAGAAGGTCGAACGCAATCTCGAAGGACACATAACCGAGATCGTGTACAAGGGCAGCCACAATCATCCCAAGCCACAGTCCACGCGACGATCATCCTCCAACGCCCTGCACAATCCCGCCTACACGGGAATGCCAAGCCAGCCCTTGGTCGAGAACGACCAGGTGGATCCCGTCACGACTCCTGAAAACTCGTCCACTTCCTTTGGAGAGGAGGAGTTCGAGCAGGGCTCATCGATGCACGACGATGACAACGAGCCCGAAGCTAAGAGATG GAAAGGGGAGAATGATAGTGAGGGTGTTTCGGCCGCTGGGAGCCGGACGGTTCGTGAGCCGAGGATCGTGGTGCAGACGACGAGCGACATCGATATTCTCGACGACGGCTACAGATGGAGGAAGTACGGCCAGAAAGTGGTGAAGGGCAACCCCAATCCTAG GAGCTACTACAAGTGCACGTACAACGGGTGCCCAGTGAGGAAGCACGTGGAGAGGGCGTCCCACGACCTGAGGGCGGTGATCACCACGTACGAGGGGAAGCACAACCACGACGTTCCAGCAGCACGGGGCAGTGGGAGCTACAACATGACCAGGCCTCAGGCAGTATCAGGCAACGGTAGCGCGCCCACGGCTATAAGGCCAGCTGCCATGGCTGGACATACCAACGGGGTGCATTACCCCAACCCTGCCAGGCTGCAGGCGGACCACAACCAAACCCCTTACACGCTGCAGATGCTGCACAACAACGATAATAGCTATGGCTTCTCGGGTTTTGGGAACTCTGCAGGGCCTTACAATAATCAGATGCAGCAGCATACGGACAATTCCATGTCCATAGCCAAGCAAGAACCTAAAGAAGACTCGTTTTTCGATTCTTTCCTCAGCTGA